Part of the Tepiditoga spiralis genome, AGCAACAATCCCTAAAACACCCAAATGCCAATTTTCACCACTTAAAACTATTACTTTATCGTTTTTTAATTTTGGATTAACATCCATAAGGCTCAACGCAAATAAATAAATTTCTTTTTCTTTTGCTTGCCTTTTAGTATTGAGTTTTAAAAGTGCTAATACATACTTATTTATTTCTTCTTTATCTTTTGAAATAAGCAAATTAAAGGCAGTAACTGCATCTGCCATTCTTCCAGCTGCATTTATTTTTGGTGCAACCTTATAAGCTATTATATTTGATTTTATTTCCGAATTAGATACTTTTAATTCTTTTAAAAGTCCATTTAACCCTGGCAAAGGATTGGTTTTCAATTTTTCTATCCCAAGTTTAACAAAGTATCTATTTTCTGATAATAAAGGCACTATATCAGCAATAGTTCCCACTGCAACAAGATCTATATAATCATAGGGATTAAAATTAGATTTTATTTTTGATGAAATAGCCAAAAGTAATTTAAAAGCAACTCCTACTCCAGCTAATCCCCTAAATGGATAACTCGTATCTCTTCTCTTTGGATTAATAACAGCATCTGCTGGTGGAAGTACTTCTTGTTGTTCGTGATGATCTGTAACTATTACTTTCATACCTAAATTTTTAGCATATTTAACTTCTACAATCGAAGTTATCCCACAATCAACTGTAATAATGTTATTAAACCCATTATTTTTAAACTCTTCAATAGCTTCAACATTTAAACTATATCCTTCTTCTAATCTACTTGGAATATATGCTTCAACATCATAACCTAAATCTCTTAAACCCAAATAAAGAGTAGATGCGGCAGTCACCCCATCTACATCATAATCTCCAAAAACTACTATTTTTTCTTTTTTTGATAAAATATTCAATAATAAATCAACAGCTTTATCCATATCTTTTAATTTGAATGGATCAATAACATCTTTTTCAGATGGATTCAAAAATTTTATTGCTTCTTCTGTATTAGTAATACCTCTTGATACCATTAACTTAGCTAAAAACTCACTGACTTTAGCTCCATTAGAAATACTTCGAGAAACTTTTAAATTTCTCTCATAATTAGGATCATTTGTATCCCAAAAGATCCTCCATATACTTTTCACTTTTAAGAAGCTCCTTCCTTATTTTTTTTATTTTTATTATATTATACATTAAGATTTTTAAATTTTCAAAACAAAACAAAAAAAATAAAAATTTATATATTTTATAAAAGCAAAAAGTATATTATTTTAATTATTACTTTTTTATTTTATATTTTAAAACAATGGTTGAATCATTTAATTTTTTTATTTCTTCAAGAATCAAAGGAATATCTTTTTTTATATCTTTAAATAAAGTTATTTTACCATTTATTAACCATGGTTCAATAGTTAAATATATATAATCTATGAGATTTTTTTCTAAAAACAAAGAATTTATAGTACTTCCTCCTATTAAAAATACTTCAGAATAATTTTTTAAAGACTTTAAAATATTTTCTGGACTATCATTAATAAACTTTAAATTTTTTAAATTTTTATACTTTTGTGGATTTTTAGTCATAACTATATTTAATCTTTCAGGAAGAGCTTTCCCTATTGTTTCAAAAGTTTTTCTTCCCATTATTACAACTCCAGATTTTTTAGTTAAAGTAGAAAAAAACTTTAAGTCTTCTTTAGTATTCCAATACGGCTTTTCAATTTCTGTTTTTGAAATAATTCCATTTATACTTGAAACCATGATTAAATTTAAAATCATATTTTTGCCCCCAATGTTTTCATAATTTTACAATTAATTATAACATTTCATGGTATAATTTTAAACGAAATGTGATTTAAATTTTTAGGAGGTTTAAAATGAAGAAAATTGCTATAGTAACAACAGGCGGAACAATTGCCATGACACAAGATCCTAATTTAGGGGTTGTACCTTCAGAAAAAATAAATCAAAAGTTAAATGACATACCCTATTTAAAAAATATTGCAAAAACAGAATTAATAGAATTTGCAAATAAACCAAGTCCCCACATAACCCCAAAAGACATGTTGGAACTTTCAAAATTAGTAAAAAAATTAATAAAAAACAAAGAATATGATGGAGTAGTAATAACACATGGTACAGATACTTTAGAAGAAACAGCTTATTTTTTAGATTTAACTATTGATACTGTTAAACCCGTAGTTTTAACAGCAGCTATGCGAAATTTAAGTGAACCATCAGCTGATGGGCCCATGAATTTAATTGCATCTGTAAGAGTTGCAAGTTTAGAAAAATCTGCCGACAATGGTGTTTTAGTCTGTTTAAATGATGAAATACATGCTGCTCGTGAAGTAACTAAAACTTATACAAGTAACGTTGCAACTTTTGATTCTCCAGGATATGGGCCACTTGGAATAGTTGATGAAGACACAGTTGTTTTTTTTAGAAGAACATTAGAAAGAATGCACATTGAAGCAGATGCAATAAATGATAAAGTAGCCTTAATAAAAACTTATACAGGAGATAATGGAGAAACATTAAAACATCTTCCAAAAATGGGATATAGCGCTGTTGTTGTAGAAGGAT contains:
- a CDS encoding asparaginase → MKKIAIVTTGGTIAMTQDPNLGVVPSEKINQKLNDIPYLKNIAKTELIEFANKPSPHITPKDMLELSKLVKKLIKNKEYDGVVITHGTDTLEETAYFLDLTIDTVKPVVLTAAMRNLSEPSADGPMNLIASVRVASLEKSADNGVLVCLNDEIHAAREVTKTYTSNVATFDSPGYGPLGIVDEDTVVFFRRTLERMHIEADAINDKVALIKTYTGDNGETLKHLPKMGYSAVVVEGFGRGNVPPAVGNVLKELVKQNFPVVVVSRCFKGRVLGVYGYDGGGADLKKHGIILGQEVSGQKARIKMMVVLAKTKEINVIRDYFEFQNK
- a CDS encoding dihydrofolate reductase family protein: MILNLIMVSSINGIISKTEIEKPYWNTKEDLKFFSTLTKKSGVVIMGRKTFETIGKALPERLNIVMTKNPQKYKNLKNLKFINDSPENILKSLKNYSEVFLIGGSTINSLFLEKNLIDYIYLTIEPWLINGKITLFKDIKKDIPLILEEIKKLNDSTIVLKYKIKK